A stretch of the Bradyrhizobium arachidis genome encodes the following:
- the hemJ gene encoding protoporphyrinogen oxidase HemJ → MYEWIKALHVIAVISWMAGMLYLPRLFVYHCEAEIGSKQSETFKVMEWRLLKVIINPAMIITWLAGLYLAWSGHWFASPWLHVKLALVLALSAVHGFFSRWVKDFKADKRPRSQKFYRIINEVPTVLMIFIVIMVIVKPF, encoded by the coding sequence ATGTACGAGTGGATCAAGGCGCTGCACGTGATTGCCGTCATCTCCTGGATGGCGGGAATGCTCTATCTGCCGCGGCTGTTCGTCTATCACTGCGAGGCAGAGATCGGCTCAAAGCAGTCCGAGACCTTCAAGGTCATGGAATGGCGGCTGCTCAAGGTCATCATCAACCCCGCGATGATCATCACCTGGCTTGCCGGTCTCTATCTCGCGTGGTCCGGCCATTGGTTCGCCTCGCCCTGGTTGCACGTAAAACTGGCACTGGTGCTGGCGCTGTCCGCGGTCCACGGCTTTTTTTCCCGCTGGGTGAAAGATTTCAAAGCGGACAAAAGGCCGCGCAGCCAGAAATTCTACCGCATTATCAATGAGGTGCCGACGGTGCTGATGATCTTTATCGTCATCATGGTGATCGTGAAGCCCTTCTAG
- a CDS encoding Maf family nucleotide pyrophosphatase, translated as MTLWRGKAPLILASQSHARKMLLANAGLTFEAKPADIDERGIQAGSKLSSPRDIAMLLAREKAKAVSVQQPDRYVIGADQTLALGERLFSKPAGREQAAGQLRDLAGRVHELHSAVAIARGGKLLFEDASVARMTMRSLSEAEISAYLDAAGEAVTTSVGAYQLEGLGVHLFERIEGDHFTILGLPLLPLLAFLRREGLVAV; from the coding sequence ATGACTCTCTGGCGCGGCAAAGCTCCGTTGATCCTGGCTTCCCAAAGCCATGCGCGAAAGATGCTGCTCGCGAATGCCGGCCTCACATTCGAGGCAAAGCCCGCGGATATCGACGAACGCGGCATTCAGGCCGGCTCAAAACTCTCGAGTCCGCGCGATATCGCCATGCTACTGGCCCGAGAAAAGGCGAAGGCGGTCTCGGTGCAGCAGCCCGATCGCTATGTGATCGGCGCCGATCAAACGCTGGCGCTCGGCGAACGCCTGTTCAGCAAGCCTGCGGGCCGGGAGCAGGCAGCCGGGCAGTTGCGCGACCTTGCGGGGCGCGTCCATGAGCTTCACTCCGCGGTCGCGATTGCCCGCGGCGGCAAGCTGCTGTTCGAGGATGCCTCGGTCGCCCGAATGACGATGCGATCGCTCTCCGAGGCCGAAATATCGGCCTATCTCGATGCCGCCGGTGAAGCCGTGACGACCAGCGTCGGCGCCTATCAGCTCGAAGGATTGGGTGTGCATCTGTTCGAGCGCATCGAGGGTGATCACTTCACCATCCTCGGCCTGCCGCTCCTGCCGCTGCTTGCCTTCCTCCGCCGCGAAGGGCTAGTTGCGGTGTGA
- a CDS encoding pyruvate, water dikinase regulatory protein — MPTSNNYFHLHLVSDSTGETLITVARAVAAQYANVTPVEHVYPLVRSQKQLDRVLDEIEEAPGIVLFTLLEKDLVARLENKCKEINVPSLSIIGPVMQLFEAYLGAATTGRVGAQHVLNAEYFKRIDALNYTMMHDDGQHVEGLEEADVVLVGVSRTSKTPTSIYLANRGIRTANVPLVPGIPVPHQLETLTRPLVVSLHATPERLIQVRQNRLLSMGADRGSDTYIDKQAVTDEVAFARKLSARHNWALLDVTRRSIEETAAAVMKLYTDRQRNRPPD; from the coding sequence GTGCCGACCTCGAACAATTATTTCCATCTACACCTCGTCTCCGATTCCACCGGCGAGACCCTGATCACCGTGGCGCGCGCGGTCGCCGCGCAATACGCCAACGTCACGCCGGTCGAACATGTCTATCCGCTGGTGCGCAGCCAGAAGCAGCTCGATCGCGTGCTTGACGAGATCGAGGAAGCGCCGGGCATCGTGCTGTTCACGCTGCTCGAGAAGGATCTCGTCGCCAGACTCGAGAACAAGTGCAAGGAGATCAACGTCCCGAGCCTCTCGATCATCGGGCCGGTGATGCAGTTGTTCGAGGCCTATCTCGGAGCCGCGACGACCGGGCGCGTCGGCGCCCAGCACGTGCTCAATGCAGAATATTTCAAGCGGATCGATGCGCTGAACTACACGATGATGCATGACGACGGTCAGCACGTCGAAGGCCTCGAAGAGGCCGACGTGGTGCTCGTGGGCGTGTCGCGCACCTCGAAGACGCCGACCTCGATCTATCTTGCCAACCGCGGCATCCGCACCGCCAACGTTCCGCTCGTGCCGGGGATTCCCGTCCCGCATCAACTCGAGACGTTGACGCGGCCGCTGGTGGTGAGCCTGCACGCCACGCCGGAGCGCTTGATCCAGGTGCGCCAGAACCGGCTGCTCAGCATGGGCGCCGATCGGGGCAGCGATACCTATATCGACAAGCAGGCCGTGACCGATGAAGTTGCCTTCGCGCGAAAGCTCAGCGCCAGGCACAATTGGGCGCTGCTGGATGTGACACGACGCTCGATCGAAGAAACCGCTGCCGCGGTCATGAAGCTCTACACCGACCGGCAACGTAACCGTCCCCCGGACTAA
- the coaE gene encoding dephospho-CoA kinase (Dephospho-CoA kinase (CoaE) performs the final step in coenzyme A biosynthesis.) yields the protein MLILGLTGSIGMGKSTTAKLFAEAGVPIYDADAAVHQLYEGEAAPAIEAAFPGTTANGKVDRAKLSARVVGDAAAMKLLEQIVHPMLGASRQKFFADAEAAKVPVVLLDIPLLYETGGEKRVDAVVVVTTSPELQRERVLARGTMDAQKLDAIIAKQMPDTEKRKRADFVVDTSHGLDPVRAQIKDILAEVVKMPQRRN from the coding sequence ATGTTGATCCTTGGACTGACCGGCTCGATCGGAATGGGCAAATCCACGACAGCAAAGCTGTTCGCGGAGGCGGGCGTTCCGATCTATGACGCCGACGCCGCGGTCCATCAGCTTTACGAGGGCGAAGCCGCGCCGGCGATCGAGGCGGCCTTTCCCGGCACGACAGCCAATGGCAAGGTCGATCGCGCAAAACTGTCGGCGCGCGTGGTCGGCGATGCCGCGGCCATGAAGCTGCTCGAGCAGATCGTGCATCCGATGTTAGGGGCCTCGCGGCAGAAGTTTTTCGCGGACGCCGAGGCGGCGAAGGTGCCGGTCGTGCTGCTGGACATTCCGCTATTGTATGAGACCGGCGGCGAGAAGCGCGTCGATGCCGTCGTCGTGGTGACGACGTCGCCGGAACTTCAGCGCGAACGAGTGCTGGCGCGCGGCACGATGGACGCGCAAAAACTCGATGCGATCATTGCGAAGCAAATGCCCGATACCGAGAAGCGCAAGCGCGCCGATTTCGTGGTGGATACCTCGCATGGCCTCGATCCGGTGCGGGCGCAAATCAAGGACATTCTGGCCGAGGTCGTTAAGATGCCGCAGCGGCGAAACTGA